A single window of Bufo bufo chromosome 10, aBufBuf1.1, whole genome shotgun sequence DNA harbors:
- the PABPN1L gene encoding embryonic polyadenylate-binding protein 2 — MSGKDSEPEPAHSDGDHHEDGEHDDPELKAIRMRVREMEEETERLKGLTGDETKSAENPKAGPPRPMTTEEKREADKRSVYVGNVDYGGTARDLESHFSSCGSINRITILCDKFSGHPKGYAYIEFAEKSSAEAAIAMDESVFRGRTIKRSWKDRPVE; from the exons ATGTCTGGGAAAGATTCAGAACCGGAACCAGCGCATAGTGATGGAGACCACCATGAAGACGGCGAACATGATGACCCT GAATTGAAAGCTATAAGGATGCGAGTACGGGAGATGGAAGAGGAGACGGAACGCCTGAAGGGGCTGACCGGGGATGAGACCAAGTCAGCGGAAAATCCTAAAGCTG GCCCTCCTCGTCCTATGACCACAGAAGAAAAGCGGGAGGCCGACAAACGCTCAGTGTATGTAGGAAAT GTGGATTATGGAGGCACAGCCCGGGACTTAGAATCTCACTTCAGCAGTTGCGGGTCCATCAACCGGATAACAATTCTATGTGACAAATTTTCTGGCCATCCCAAAGG ATATGCATATATAGAATTTGCAGAAAAGAGCTCGGCGGAAGCCGCCATAGCGATGGATGAATCGGTGTTCCGTGGACGAACTATCAAG AGGTCGTGGAAGGACAGGCCAGTGGAATAA